The following nucleotide sequence is from Streptomyces leeuwenhoekii.
CCTCCGGTGTTCCGGGGCGACCTCGATGTCTTCGATGGTCAACCGGCGGTTCCACCCGGAGTACGAGACGGCGACGAACCCGGCCAGGTCCCCGGCGGCCCCGTGGGCGACGAACGTACGGCAGTCCGCGTCGTCCTCGTCGTCTCCGTCTTCCCCGTCCGCATCGTCCTTCGGGAACACCTTGGTCAGGGGCGGGTCCACCGGAGTCTCTCGCAGCGCGAACCCGTCCCCGGTGGCGGCCACCTCGAAGATGGTGTCCGTGGTGAAGGAGCCGTCCAGAGCCTCGATGGCCTCGGCGTCCTCGCGGGTGGCGGCGCGGTACCGGTAAGCAGTGGCGTCGGCAGTGGTCACGGCACAACGCTACGACCGCCCGGACGGTACGGGACGCCTTCGGCCGCGTCACCAACCTGCCGGGACAGCACACCTAGCTCAGGTACTGGCAGGTGGAGCGCGGGGTGTACACGCCGTGTCCTGCCCGGCCGACGAAGCGGCGGGTGTCGATGACCGGTTCGCCGCGGGAGAGGACGGTCTCGACGCGTCCGGTGACCCGTTTGCCCTCGTACGCCGAGTAGTCGACGTTCATGTGGTGGGTCTCGGCGGAGATGACCTGCTCGGCGTGGGGGTCGTAGATCACGATGTCGGCGTCGGCGCCCGGGGCGATGGTGCCCTTCTTCGGGTAGAGGCCGAACATCCGGGCCGGGGTGGCGCAGGCGATCTCGATCCAGCGCCGGCGCGAGATGTGCCCGTCCACCACGGCCTGGTGCAGCAGGTCCATGCGGTTCTCCACGCCCGGCAGACCGTTGGGGATCTTGGAGAAGTCGCCGCGGCCGAGCTCCTTCTGGCCGGTGAAGCAGAACGGGCAGTGGTCGGTGGAGACGACCTGGAGATCGTTGGTCCGCAGCCCCCGCCACAGCGCCGCCTGGTGCTCACGCGGCCTCAGGGGCGTACTGCACACGTACTTGGCGCCGTCGAAGGCGGGCTCGGCGAGGTTGTCGGTGGACAGGAAGAGGTACTGCGGGCAGGTCTCACCGAAGACCGGCAGGCCCTTGTCGCGGGCGGCGGCGAGCTCGGCGACCGCCTCCTCGGCCGACACGTGCACGACGTAGAGGGGTGCGCCCGCGACGCGCGCGAGCTGGATGGCGCGGTGGGTGGCCTCCGCCTCCAGCAGCACCTTGCGGACCTCGCCGTGGTGGCGGGGATCGGTCTCGCCGCGGGCGAGGGCCTGCTCGACGAGGACGTCGATGGCGATGCCGTTCTCGGCATGCATCATGATCAGCCCGCCGTTGGCCGAGGCGCGCTGCATGGCGCGCAGGATCTGGCCGTCATCGCTGTAGAAGACGCCCGGATACGCCATGAACTGCTTGAACGAGGTGATGCCCTCCTCGACCAGGAGGTCCATCTCCTTCAGCGTCTCCTCGTTCACATCGGAGACGATCATGTGGAACCCGTAGTCGATCGCGCAGTTGCCCTCCGCCTTGGCGTGCCAGGCGTCCAGGCCCTCGCGCAGCGGGCGGCCGACGCTCTGCACCGCGAAGTCGACGATCGTGGTGGTGCCGCCCCAGGCGGCGGCCCGGGTGCCGGTCTCGAAGGTGTCGGAGGCGAATGTGCCGCCGAACGGCATCTCCATGTGGGTGTGGACGTCGACGCCGCCCGGGAGCACGTACTTGCCGGTGGCGTCCAGGACCCGGGGCGCCGTGAGCGACTCGGCGGCCGGGGTGCCGGACGCGGCGAGCGCGGCGATACGGCCGTCCTCGATCAGCACATCGGCGTGGATCTCGTCGGACGCGGTGACGACGAGGCCACCGCGGATGACGGTACGGCTGCTCATGCTGCTTCCCTCTCCTGCCGTGGTCGGTTGCGGGCGGGGCGGGGCCCGCGGCGCGCGGGCCCGGCGTGCGGTCGCGGCGGTGCCCGGGGCGGCGGCCGCCGCCCCGGGGCCGGAAGGGGCGGCCCCGAGCCCGGCGGGAACGGGGCCGGGCCCGGCGGGGACGCCCGGGGTGGTGCGGGCGCGGCGTCCCCGCTCGGCGCACGGCCGGACCTACTCGAGGCTTCTCAGGGCGCGCTCCAGGATCGCGGCGCCCTCTTCCGCCTCCGCGACCGTGAGGGACAGCGGCGGGGCGATGCGCAGGGCGCTGGTGTCGTGTCCGCCGCCCTTGCCGATGAGCAGGCCGCCCGCGCGGGCCGCCTCCAGCACGGCGGACGCGGCCTGCCAGTCCGCCTCGTCGGTGCCGGGGCGGGTCAGTTCGATGCCGATCATCAGTCCCCGCCCGCGCACCTCCCGCACGTGCGGCACCTGGGCGGCGACGGACCGCAGCCGCTCGATGAGCAGCCCGCCGACCCGCCGGGCGTTGCCCTGGAGGTCGTGTTCCAGCAGGTACGTCAGATTGGCGAGGCCGGCCGCCATCGTGACCTGGGTGCCGCCGAAGGTGGAGATGCTGTTGGCGTCCAGGCAGTTCATGATCTCGGCGCGGGCGATCACCCCGCCGATGGACATGCCGTTGCCGATGCCCTTGGCGAAGGTGACGATGTCGGGCGGGCCGCTGCGGGCGTGGGCCTGCCAGCCCCAGAAGTGGTCGCCGGTGCGGCCCCAGCCGGTCTGCACCTCGTCGGCGATCCACAGGATGCCGCGCTCGCGCAGCACCTCCCGGAAGGCGGCGTAGAGGCCGTCCGGCGGGGAGGTGAAGCCGCCGACGCCCTGGACGGGTTCGGCGATCAGGGCGGCCGGCGGGCGGGTGTGGCCGAGCAGGTCGACGAGGTCCGCGACACAGGCGTCGATGAACTCCCGGTCGCCGAGCGCGGCGTAGGGCCCGCGCGTGCGCACGCCGCCGTGCACGTACAGCGTCTGGAGCGGGGACAGCGACGTCGGGGACCAGCCGCGGTTGCCGGTGATGCCGACCGCGCCGAAGGAGCGGCCGTGGTAGCTGTTGCGCATCGCGAGGACGGTGTTGCTGCGCCGGTACGTCGTCGCCAGCAGCAGGGCGGTGTCGTTGGCCTCGGTGCCGGAGGTGGTGAAGAAGACCCGGGCGTCGGGGATGCCGGACAGGTGGGCGACGCGTTCGGCCAGTTCGACCATGGGGCGGTTGAGATAGAGGGTCGAGGAGTGCAGGAGCCGCCCGGCCTGCTCGCTCACCGCCTTGGTCACCTCGGGCAGGGCGTGGGCGGTCATGGTGGTGAGGATGCCGCCGAAGAAGTCCAGGTACCTGTTGCCGGCGGCGTCCCAGACGTGGCGGCCCTCGCCGTGGGTGATCTCGACCGGGTCCTCGTAGTAGAGGGCGAGCCAGTCGGGCAGGACGGCGCGGTGGCGGCTCAGCAGGTCGCGGGTCACGGACGCACCAGCCCCTCGTAGGCGTCGGGGCGGCGGTCGCGGTAGAAGGCCCACTGCTGCCGCACCTGGTCGATCAGGTCGAAGTCGAGGTCGCGGACGACGAGTTCCTCCTTGGTGTCGCCGGCCACGTCGCCGACGAACTGCCCGCGCGGGTCGACGAAGTAGGAGGTGCCGTAGAAGTCGTTGTCGCCGTACTCCTCCCGTCCGACGCGGTTGATCGCGGCGACGAAGTACTCGTTGGCCACGGCCGCCGCGGGCTGCTCCAGCCGCCACAGATGGGCGGACAGGCTGCGGTGGGTGGCGGACGGGTTGTACACCAACTGGGCCCCTGCCAGGCCGAGTTGGCGCCAGCCCTCCGGGAAGTGGCGGTCGTAGCAGATGTAGACGCCGACCTTGCCGACGGCCGTGTCGAAGACCGGCCAGCCGAGGTTGCCGGGCCGGAAGTAGTACTTCTCCCAGAAACCCTCGACCTGCGGGATGTGGTGTTTGCGGTAGGTGCCGAGGACGGTTCCGTCGGCGTCGATCACGGCCGCGGTGTTGTAGTAGAAGCCCGGCTGCTCGACCTCGAACACCGGCGCGACCACCACCATGCCGGTCTCGCGCGCGAGCGCCCGCATACGGCGCACGGTCGGGCCGTCGGGCACCGGCTCGGCCCAGCGGAAGTGCTCCGGATCCTGGACCTGGCAGAAGTAGGGGCTGTTGAAGACTTCCTGGAACCCGATGATCCTCGCGCCCTGCCGGGCCGCCTCGCGGGCGTACTCCTCGTGTTTCGCCACCATGGACTCGGTGTCGCCGGTCCAGGTGGCCTGGACCAGAGCGGCACGTACGACGTTGGCCATGAGCTGCTCCTTCGACGCGACGAAAGCGCCTCTACGCCCGTAGAGCAGGCCGTAGAGGGACGAACGTAAGCCTCCCGGGCGGGCTTGCCAAGACCATCGTCGCCCTGCCGGGGTGTCGATCGCGTTTCACACCCCTGTGGGTGAGCGGGTGGTGGGGAAGGCGGGCCTGGTGGGGCTGCTGAGGCCGATGGGGCGTGGTGGGGAGGGCCCCCAAGGTTCGGGGGGCGCGTCGGGCGCGCGGGCACCCGTCAGACGGTGAAGCCGGCGACGCGCAGGGCGTGCGCGAGGTCCCGGTGGCATTCCCCGGAGACGCCGCGGGCGGCCTCCAGCAGGAGCGGGATCAGCCGCCCCGGATCGGGCGCGGCGCTGCCGGCCGCGTCCTGCGGACTGCGCACGCGTACGCAGGCGTCGAGCCATGCCCGCGCCGCACGATGGCGGCCCTGGGCGGCGAGCCCGAGCGCGGCCTGGCCGAGTTCGGCGACGGGCCGGGCCACGCCCTGCCGCAGGATCTGCTCGGCGTCAACCTCGCGGCCGGCCGCCCGGAGCGCGTCGGCGGCGTCGACCAGCCGGTCCGCGGGCAGGGAGGCCGCCTCCCACAGCAGGGTCGTCCAGTCGGCGCCCAGCCCCGCCCGTCCCAGTTCCTCGGCCAGCAGCGGGAAGCGGACGGCGGGCCAGCGGGCGGCCTGTGCCAGCAGGGCGTGCGCCTCCCCGCCGCGGCCCTCGCCGCGCAGCCGGGCCAGTGCCGCCACGCTCCCGGCGACCTCCCGGCGGTCGTCCTCGGTGGGCGGCCGGACCGGCGTCTCCGGCGGCGGCGTGCTCTCGGCGGCCCCGGCGAACCGCGCCCCGCGCGGGGTACGGCCGGAACCGGCCGCCGGTGCGGGCAGGTCCGGCACGACGGCGGGCGGTACGGCGACGGGTACGGGCTCGCCGGCGGCCTCACCGGCGAAGCGGGCACCGCCGCGCCGCCGCTTGGGGCGGGCCGGGGCGCCGGAGACCGGGGCCTGGGCCGGGAGGGCGCCTTGCCCCACGGGCGGCGGCGTGGGGCGCGCTTCCCCCGGCGCGGGGCGCGCTCCCGCAGGCGTGGGGTTCCCTCCCGCCGGCACGGGGCCCCCGTCCCTCGGCACGGGGGCCGGGGGCCAGTGCCGCGTCTCGGCACCCTGGAGGCCGTGGCCGCCGTACGCCCGGCGTTCCCACTCGGTGATGCGCCCCCGGAGTTCGGCGCACCGGGCGGTCGCGCGCGCGTGATCGTCGTCGGCCCAGGCCAGCTCGGCACGGACGGCGTCGGCCTGCTCGCGGGTGGTGGCCGAGGCGAGCTGCCGCCGCAGCGCGGCCCGCCGTTCGGCGGCGTGGTGCCGCTCGCGCAGCATGTCCTCCAGCCGGTCCCCGAGTAATTCCCGGGCACCCGGCAGCGCGTCGTGCGCGGCGAGCGCGGCGGCGTGCAGCGCGCGGGCGCGGGCCGCCTCCTCGGCCACGGCACCGGCGTCGGCACCGCCCTGCGCGGCGAGGTCCTGGAGCAGCGCCTCGACCACGTCCCAGGGCGGCACCTGCCGGCCCTCCAGACAGGCCCGCATGCCGTCGGGATCGCGCCGCCAGAACACACCGCACCAGCCGCCACCCTGGTCCAGGCGGGCCAGCAGACCCGCGAGGCAGCGCGCGAACTCCCGCGGCGCGACGGGGTTCACCCCAACCGTCATCTCCCACCCCCGCCAGACCGGAGCACTCCGGTCCGGAGTGAACACCAGCCGTGTTACAGGGCGGCTACGGCCAGTTTTCGGCCGCGGCGCGGGTCCGGCGGGCACCGAAGAGTGCCCGGTGAGCCGGAGCGGGCGCGGCGAGGGCCCCGTCGGCCGGCACGTCGGCCCGCCCGGTCACGCGCCACCGGCCCGCCCGTCACGCGCCCACCGGTCCGGACGCACCGGCCGACGGGCGAGGACGAACCTCCCGGCGTACATCTCGGCGTACGTCCCGGCGTACATCTCGGCGTACGTCTCGACCGGCATATCGACGGACCCGGCGGCGGGCGCGCCGGTGTCAGACCCCGGCGAGCGCGCAGCGCCCCGCCAGTTCGTCCATCGACAGTCCGAGGGCGTGGGCGACGGCGGCCACCGTGAAGAAGGCCGGGGTCGGGGCGCGACCCGTCTCGATCTTGCGGAGGGTCTCGGCGGAGATGCCCGCGCTCGCCGCGACGTCCGCCATGCTGCGGGCTCCGCGCGCCTCGCGCAGCAGCCGTCCGAGCCGCTCGCCGCGTTCGCGCTCTTCGGGGGTGAGAGGGGTACGCACCATGGCACCCACAGTAATACCGGTATTGCAATTGGCGCGGTGAGGCTCACGACGGAGGCGTCGATCGACGCGATGTACGAGGCGGAGACTGCGGTGCCCAGCGGGACGGCCGGGTCGGCGGCTCGGCGATCAGCATCACCGTCGGCACCCCGCGCGTGGCGGACCTCCGCCTGGTCGAGACCGCCGAGCGGGCCCTCGCGACGGGCATCGAGGCGGCCGTGGCCGGCGACCGCGTCGGGGACATCGCCCACGCGATCGGCTCGCTGTGCCGGGCGGCGGGCTACGGCATCCCGGCCGGCCTCGGCGGCCGCCGGGCCGGCCGCCGGATGCACGAGGACCCGCCGGTGCCGAACGAGGCCCGCCCGGGCCGTGGGCTGCCCCTGCGCCCCGGCCTGGTGCCGGCGATCGAGCCGATGCTGATCGGGGGCGGCGGGGACGGCTTCCACCCGGCGCCGGACGGCCGGTCCCTGTGCCCGGACGACGGCTCCCGCGCCGTCCACGCGGAGCACACGGTCCCGATCACCGAGGACGGACCGCGCCTGCTCACCGCTTGGGGAGAGGGCTGAGGACCGGGCGCGGGGCGGGGCGCGAGGGGCGGTCGAGGCCGCCGTCGCCGGACGTGCCCGCCGGGGTGCGACGTGTCATCGTGGCATGAGCGGGCCCCGACCGGGTTACCCGGCCCCGGCACGTCGACCAGCGGAGGACACCGGAGGACGGACAGCGATGACCAGCGGCTTCATCAGCCCGGAGGGCGACCCCTTCGCCGAATTCCTCGCCCGGTTCTTCGGCGGACCGCGGCCCCGGCACATCGACATCGGCCGGCTGCTGAGCCAGCCGGCCCGGGAGCTGGTGCGCGGCGCCGCCCAGTACGCCGCCGAGCACGGCAGCCGGGACCTGGACACCGAGCACCTGCTGCGGGCCGCGCTGTCCGCGGAGCCGACCCGGAGCCTGCTCAGCCGGGCCGGCGCGGACCCGGACACGCTGGCGTCGGAGATCGACGAGCGGTCGGGACCGGT
It contains:
- a CDS encoding GNAT family N-acetyltransferase; translated protein: MTTADATAYRYRAATREDAEAIEALDGSFTTDTIFEVAATGDGFALRETPVDPPLTKVFPKDDADGEDGDDEDDADCRTFVAHGAAGDLAGFVAVSYSGWNRRLTIEDIEVAPEHRRRGVGRALMGLAVEFARERGAGHLWLEVTNVNAPAIHAYRRMGFAFCGLDTALYDGTPSEGEQALYMSMPCP
- the hydA gene encoding dihydropyrimidinase; protein product: MSSRTVIRGGLVVTASDEIHADVLIEDGRIAALAASGTPAAESLTAPRVLDATGKYVLPGGVDVHTHMEMPFGGTFASDTFETGTRAAAWGGTTTIVDFAVQSVGRPLREGLDAWHAKAEGNCAIDYGFHMIVSDVNEETLKEMDLLVEEGITSFKQFMAYPGVFYSDDGQILRAMQRASANGGLIMMHAENGIAIDVLVEQALARGETDPRHHGEVRKVLLEAEATHRAIQLARVAGAPLYVVHVSAEEAVAELAAARDKGLPVFGETCPQYLFLSTDNLAEPAFDGAKYVCSTPLRPREHQAALWRGLRTNDLQVVSTDHCPFCFTGQKELGRGDFSKIPNGLPGVENRMDLLHQAVVDGHISRRRWIEIACATPARMFGLYPKKGTIAPGADADIVIYDPHAEQVISAETHHMNVDYSAYEGKRVTGRVETVLSRGEPVIDTRRFVGRAGHGVYTPRSTCQYLS
- a CDS encoding aspartate aminotransferase family protein, which produces MTRDLLSRHRAVLPDWLALYYEDPVEITHGEGRHVWDAAGNRYLDFFGGILTTMTAHALPEVTKAVSEQAGRLLHSSTLYLNRPMVELAERVAHLSGIPDARVFFTTSGTEANDTALLLATTYRRSNTVLAMRNSYHGRSFGAVGITGNRGWSPTSLSPLQTLYVHGGVRTRGPYAALGDREFIDACVADLVDLLGHTRPPAALIAEPVQGVGGFTSPPDGLYAAFREVLRERGILWIADEVQTGWGRTGDHFWGWQAHARSGPPDIVTFAKGIGNGMSIGGVIARAEIMNCLDANSISTFGGTQVTMAAGLANLTYLLEHDLQGNARRVGGLLIERLRSVAAQVPHVREVRGRGLMIGIELTRPGTDEADWQAASAVLEAARAGGLLIGKGGGHDTSALRIAPPLSLTVAEAEEGAAILERALRSLE
- a CDS encoding nitrilase-related carbon-nitrogen hydrolase, which codes for MANVVRAALVQATWTGDTESMVAKHEEYAREAARQGARIIGFQEVFNSPYFCQVQDPEHFRWAEPVPDGPTVRRMRALARETGMVVVAPVFEVEQPGFYYNTAAVIDADGTVLGTYRKHHIPQVEGFWEKYYFRPGNLGWPVFDTAVGKVGVYICYDRHFPEGWRQLGLAGAQLVYNPSATHRSLSAHLWRLEQPAAAVANEYFVAAINRVGREEYGDNDFYGTSYFVDPRGQFVGDVAGDTKEELVVRDLDFDLIDQVRQQWAFYRDRRPDAYEGLVRP
- a CDS encoding helix-turn-helix domain-containing protein, with product MVRTPLTPEERERGERLGRLLREARGARSMADVAASAGISAETLRKIETGRAPTPAFFTVAAVAHALGLSMDELAGRCALAGV